The Gloeocapsa sp. PCC 73106 genome includes a region encoding these proteins:
- a CDS encoding CPBP family intramembrane glutamic endopeptidase — translation MAIFLVTLLVLWLPLALPAFWIFNRDPNLLALVTMPILYIIFIGLVQWWGKRIHNHPNLLKRYGLVATRKNARDLGKGLILGWGICLGIFVIQGLLGWLLWRSPSEKLAQIILEGLGIALVVGLVEELVFRGWLLDELERDYSANLAMWISAIIYALLHFLKPLGEIIRTLPQLPALIGLGLILVKAKRSHQGLLGIAIGIHMGLIWAYYCLNVGNLIEYTQVVPIWITGIDNNPLAGLMGWLGLLILGYSVYAKKI, via the coding sequence TTTGGATATTCAACAGAGATCCCAACTTGCTTGCTTTAGTAACTATGCCCATACTGTACATCATTTTTATCGGTTTGGTGCAATGGTGGGGTAAACGGATCCATAACCACCCCAATCTCCTCAAACGCTATGGATTGGTAGCAACTAGGAAAAATGCTCGCGATTTAGGTAAAGGTTTAATTCTGGGTTGGGGAATTTGTTTAGGTATTTTTGTAATTCAAGGATTACTAGGCTGGTTGTTGTGGCGATCGCCCTCTGAAAAGTTAGCGCAAATCATTCTAGAGGGGTTAGGAATTGCTTTAGTTGTTGGGTTAGTAGAAGAATTAGTATTTCGCGGTTGGCTATTAGATGAATTAGAAAGAGACTATTCTGCTAACCTAGCTATGTGGATCAGCGCGATTATTTACGCCCTGTTACATTTTCTCAAACCCCTAGGAGAAATCATCAGAACTTTGCCCCAATTACCAGCCCTCATTGGTTTAGGCTTAATTCTTGTTAAAGCTAAGCGATCGCATCAAGGGCTTCTCGGGATTGCCATCGGCATACACATGGGTTTAATCTGGGCTTATTATTGCCTCAACGTTGGTAACTTGATTGAATACACTCAGGTCGTACCAATTTGGATCACTGGCATTGATAATAATCCCCTCGCTGGTTTAATGGGATGGTTAGGACTACTTATTTTAGGATATTCTGTTTATGCCAAGAAAATTTAG